A DNA window from Fodinibius sp. Rm-B-1B1-1 contains the following coding sequences:
- a CDS encoding HU family DNA-binding protein produces MDKEFLQAFSEIVREEVSRKNDVYLEGIGRFAFEHQKQFQKQFDSGRVVMMPPKDTITFIPEN; encoded by the coding sequence ATGGATAAAGAATTTTTACAGGCTTTTTCTGAAATCGTAAGGGAAGAAGTTTCTCGAAAAAATGACGTGTATCTGGAAGGGATTGGCCGATTTGCCTTTGAGCATCAGAAGCAGTTTCAAAAGCAGTTCGACAGCGGACGGGTTGTGATGATGCCGCCCAAAGACACCATCACATTTATTCCGGAAAATTAA
- a CDS encoding SPOR domain-containing protein, with the protein MTIDKEQLISLLEDKTGLEREQVEGQLSQLIDRIRKAAEEGKDFEIEGFGTFSMTEEGLQFAPADKLETEINNKYAGMKPIELIGAFKEPETDEEIPEIDVDESSTDSDDKWALDTDAMSNSDESEDEESFAPQKPQPVLDETKSNEGEEPQPVDSSDDLEDGAEEETVLEELDQESAKEKVDSAGERVDEESDDLLGTILVAAVVVLAVGVGGWLTYDLGFSNQVVATNSTTTEQSTSDDKRADTGLSSESEETGENISEPEQQTQVPNGGETEQSSEPEQEQYGLLGEANDGISNGYTIVVHSLRDRQTAEQNRQRLQEDGYRALINHAKIQGVTYYRVGIGQFETVDDAQEALSDIPKRFRGNNFIKRIQ; encoded by the coding sequence ATGACTATCGATAAAGAACAACTGATATCACTGCTTGAAGATAAAACGGGACTGGAGCGCGAGCAGGTTGAAGGACAGCTGTCTCAATTAATTGACCGAATTCGCAAAGCCGCTGAAGAAGGTAAAGACTTTGAGATTGAAGGGTTTGGGACTTTTAGCATGACGGAGGAGGGACTGCAATTTGCGCCTGCCGATAAGCTGGAAACCGAGATCAATAATAAATATGCCGGGATGAAGCCCATCGAGCTTATCGGGGCTTTTAAGGAACCGGAAACGGATGAAGAGATTCCCGAGATTGATGTAGATGAAAGTAGTACTGATAGTGATGATAAATGGGCTCTGGATACTGATGCTATGAGTAATAGTGATGAGTCGGAAGATGAGGAATCTTTTGCTCCACAGAAACCTCAGCCAGTTTTAGATGAAACGAAATCGAATGAGGGCGAAGAACCCCAGCCTGTTGATTCCTCTGATGACTTAGAAGATGGAGCTGAGGAAGAAACTGTTTTAGAGGAGTTGGATCAGGAGTCTGCGAAAGAAAAAGTTGATTCTGCGGGTGAAAGAGTCGATGAAGAATCGGATGATTTACTGGGGACTATTTTAGTTGCAGCTGTCGTTGTCTTAGCTGTGGGAGTTGGTGGTTGGCTCACTTATGATTTGGGATTTTCTAATCAAGTTGTTGCCACAAATTCAACAACTACAGAACAATCAACCAGTGATGATAAGAGGGCGGACACAGGGTTATCATCAGAATCTGAAGAAACAGGTGAGAACATTTCGGAACCTGAGCAGCAAACACAAGTACCAAATGGGGGCGAAACAGAGCAGTCTTCCGAGCCGGAACAGGAACAATATGGATTATTAGGTGAGGCCAACGATGGGATTAGCAATGGGTATACCATTGTGGTTCACTCACTCCGTGATCGACAAACGGCCGAACAGAATCGCCAACGATTACAGGAAGATGGTTATCGAGCATTAATCAACCATGCAAAAATTCAAGGTGTTACGTATTATCGTGTGGGAATTGGGCAGTTTGAAACCGTGGATGATGCACAAGAAGCTCTGTCTGATATCCCGAAGCGATTCCGAGGCAACAATTTCATAAAGCGAATTCAATAA